From the genome of Deinococcus sp. JMULE3, one region includes:
- a CDS encoding PLP-dependent aminotransferase family protein codes for MPTPPSPTDAPHWAALLRGWRDHPGPLHARLHTHLQHAIDRGELTPGQRLPAERTLAALLGVSRATTVTALDDLTASGYLTRHVGRGTHVAPTAPRAQPLLTLRTPVGAAHHSEIDLTIAVPLLTDQQRTRLRDAATHAQYDSIYHPQGLPDLRDLIAQQYARAGLPTTPEQILITSGAQQAIALTAHTLLRRGDTALLETPTYFGAIDVIRAAGAHLTGTPVTTQHLDPHHFAHQTRTHHPRLAFLTPTHHNPTGTTLPHPARQHLAAHLHDTGLPTLEDDTLLDLPFTDTPPPPPQHPRPTRPHPQRRLPQQALLGGPAHRLAPPPPHPRPHPETGQNPHRLRQQPTRPAPRPPPPRRPPHPHPRAPRRHHPRPRPPRPPPAHPPPRLDLHHPTRRTIPLDSTPHPHRQRLHPPRRPPRPAPLPRRQHGRRTPPRPVLAHPLHPSPRPHPRSGQPARAGVGGIHEPGE; via the coding sequence ATGCCCACGCCGCCCAGCCCGACCGACGCGCCCCACTGGGCCGCCCTGCTGCGCGGCTGGCGCGACCACCCCGGCCCCCTCCACGCCCGCCTGCACACCCACCTCCAGCACGCCATCGACCGGGGCGAACTCACCCCCGGACAGCGACTCCCCGCCGAACGCACCCTCGCCGCGCTGCTCGGCGTCAGCCGCGCCACCACCGTCACCGCCCTCGACGACCTCACCGCCAGCGGCTACCTCACCCGGCACGTCGGACGCGGCACGCACGTCGCCCCCACTGCCCCCCGCGCCCAACCCCTCCTGACCCTCCGCACCCCCGTCGGCGCGGCCCACCACAGCGAGATCGACCTCACCATCGCCGTCCCCCTCCTCACCGACCAGCAACGCACCCGCCTGCGCGACGCCGCCACGCACGCCCAGTACGACAGCATCTACCACCCCCAGGGCCTCCCCGACCTGCGCGACCTCATCGCCCAGCAGTACGCACGCGCCGGACTCCCCACCACCCCCGAACAGATCCTCATCACCAGCGGCGCCCAGCAGGCCATCGCCCTCACCGCCCACACCCTCCTGCGGCGCGGCGACACCGCCCTCCTCGAGACCCCCACCTACTTCGGCGCCATCGACGTCATCCGCGCCGCCGGCGCCCACCTCACCGGCACCCCCGTCACCACCCAGCACCTCGACCCCCACCACTTCGCGCACCAGACCCGCACCCACCACCCCCGCCTCGCGTTCCTCACCCCCACCCACCACAACCCCACCGGCACCACCCTCCCCCACCCCGCCCGGCAGCACCTCGCCGCGCACCTCCACGACACAGGGCTCCCCACCCTCGAAGACGACACCCTCCTCGACCTCCCCTTCACCGACACCCCCCCCCCCCCGCCTCAGCACCCTCGCCCCACACGCCCCCATCCTCAACGTCGGCTCCCTCAGCAAGCTCTACTGGGCGGGCCTGCGCATCGGCTGGCTCCGCCTCCCCCCCACCCTCGCCCCCACCCTGAAACAGGCCAAAACCCTCACCGACTTCGGCAGCAGCCAACCCGCCCAGCACCTCGCCCTCCACCTCCTCGCCGACCTCCCCACCCTCATCCACGAGCGCCGCGCCGCCATCACCCCCGCCCGCGACCACCTCGCCCACCTCCTGCGCACCCACCTCCCCGACTGGACCTTCACCACCCCACCCGGCGGACAATTCCTCTGGATTCAACTCCCCACCCCCACCGCCAGCGCCTACACCCACCACGCCGCCCGCCACGGCCTGCGCCTCTACCCCGGCGCCAGCATGGGCGTCGAACCCCTCCCCGACCAGTACTTGCGCATCCCCTTCACCCTTCACCCCGACCACATCCCCGAAGCGGTCAACCGGCTCGCGCGGGCGTGGGCGGAATTCACGAGCCGGGGGAGTGA
- a CDS encoding 2,3-bisphosphoglycerate-independent phosphoglycerate mutase: MSDLLDTIRDLAKPTDSKILMVVLDGVGGLPLETNGDTELAAATTPNLDALAAQSQLGQIELVGAGITPGSGPGHLSLFGYDPLKYVVGRGALSAVGIGVKLGAGDVAVRGNFATLGADRIVQDRRAGRPSDEKNAEIVSKLKAAIPDIDGTPVEIYTESEHRFVVVFRANGGSPLGANLSDVDPQATGVQPMTAQAHDDASQKTADLVNAFVQRAETALKDEPQVNGVLFRGYSDVPHFPSFDAAYQLKAACIASYPMYKGLASLVGMDVLTVQGEEDALDGKVQALKDNWDKYDFFYFHVKKTDSTGEDGDFKAKVKKIELFDALLPQLLALNPDVIAIVGDHSTPSKLATHSWHPVPLLIRSNYGRRDLAQRYTEDEALKGSLGLRRGTDLMPLLMANALKLNKYGA, encoded by the coding sequence ATGAGCGACCTTCTGGACACCATCCGCGACCTCGCCAAACCGACCGACAGCAAGATCCTGATGGTCGTCCTCGACGGCGTGGGCGGCCTGCCCCTCGAAACGAACGGCGACACCGAACTCGCCGCCGCCACCACCCCCAACCTCGACGCGCTGGCCGCGCAGAGCCAGCTCGGGCAGATCGAACTCGTCGGCGCGGGCATCACGCCCGGCAGCGGCCCCGGCCACCTCAGCCTCTTCGGGTACGACCCCCTGAAGTACGTCGTCGGACGCGGCGCCCTCTCGGCCGTCGGGATCGGCGTGAAACTCGGCGCGGGTGACGTCGCCGTGCGCGGCAACTTCGCCACCCTCGGCGCGGACCGCATCGTGCAGGACCGCCGCGCGGGCCGCCCCAGCGACGAGAAGAACGCCGAGATCGTCAGCAAACTCAAGGCCGCCATCCCCGACATCGACGGCACGCCCGTCGAGATCTACACCGAGAGCGAGCACCGCTTCGTGGTCGTCTTCCGCGCGAACGGCGGCAGCCCCCTCGGCGCGAACCTCAGCGACGTCGACCCCCAGGCGACCGGCGTGCAACCCATGACCGCCCAGGCCCACGACGACGCCAGCCAGAAAACCGCCGACCTCGTCAACGCCTTCGTGCAGCGCGCCGAAACCGCCCTCAAGGACGAACCGCAGGTCAACGGCGTCCTCTTCCGCGGGTACAGCGACGTCCCCCACTTCCCCAGCTTCGACGCCGCCTACCAGCTCAAAGCCGCCTGCATCGCCAGTTACCCCATGTACAAAGGTCTCGCCAGCCTCGTCGGCATGGACGTCCTGACCGTGCAGGGCGAAGAAGACGCCCTCGACGGCAAAGTCCAGGCCCTCAAGGACAACTGGGACAAGTACGACTTCTTCTACTTCCACGTCAAGAAAACCGACAGCACCGGCGAAGACGGCGACTTCAAGGCCAAAGTCAAGAAAATCGAACTCTTCGACGCCCTGCTGCCCCAACTCCTCGCGCTGAACCCCGACGTCATCGCCATCGTCGGCGACCACAGCACCCCCAGCAAACTCGCCACCCACTCCTGGCACCCCGTCCCCCTGCTCATCCGCAGCAACTACGGCCGCCGTGACCTCGCCCAGCGCTACACCGAAGACGAAGCCCTGAAAGGCAGCCTCGGCCTGCGCAGAGGCACCGACCTCATGCCCCTCCTCATGGCCAACGCCCTGAAACTCAACAAGTACGGCGCGTAA
- a CDS encoding TerC family protein, with the protein MFGLEMPPITPEFWAILGTLILLEGLLSADNALVLAVMVRHLKGDLQRKALAYGIGGAVVLRILGVLLASYILEYWWLRAFGAAYLAYLAISHFLKHRSTEDEADQKSKGRGFWATVVLLNLTDLAFSVDSILAGVALIPRGMPREQGLTIVVIGGIIGLILMRIAATVFLKLLNKYPAFDHVAYALVGWIAVKLGLETLEAAHEIFPAVPYWHMPTPIFWGVMAAIGIIGSFLATRKPAMSDEAAEAKAEAVVHEIDETVADASDGRIDGR; encoded by the coding sequence ATGTTCGGCCTGGAAATGCCCCCCATCACGCCCGAATTCTGGGCGATCCTGGGCACCCTGATTCTCCTCGAAGGTCTGCTCTCGGCGGACAACGCCCTCGTGCTGGCCGTGATGGTCCGCCACCTCAAGGGTGACCTGCAACGCAAGGCGCTCGCCTACGGCATCGGCGGGGCGGTCGTCCTGCGCATCCTGGGCGTGCTGCTCGCCAGCTACATCCTCGAGTACTGGTGGCTGCGGGCCTTCGGCGCGGCGTACCTCGCGTACCTCGCCATCTCGCACTTCCTGAAGCACCGCAGCACCGAGGACGAGGCCGACCAGAAGAGCAAGGGCCGCGGCTTCTGGGCGACCGTCGTGCTGCTGAACCTCACCGACCTCGCGTTCAGCGTGGACTCGATCCTCGCGGGCGTCGCGCTGATTCCCCGCGGCATGCCGCGCGAGCAGGGCCTGACCATCGTCGTGATCGGCGGGATCATCGGCCTGATCCTCATGCGGATCGCGGCGACCGTGTTCCTGAAACTCCTGAACAAGTACCCCGCGTTCGACCACGTCGCCTACGCGCTGGTCGGCTGGATCGCCGTGAAACTCGGCCTGGAGACCCTGGAAGCCGCGCACGAGATCTTCCCCGCCGTGCCCTACTGGCACATGCCCACCCCGATCTTCTGGGGCGTCATGGCCGCCATCGGCATCATCGGGTCGTTCCTCGCGACCCGCAAACCCGCCATGAGCGACGAGGCCGCCGAGGCGAAAGCCGAAGCCGTCGTCCACGAGATCGACGAGACGGTCGCCGACGCCAGCGACGGCCGCATCGACGGCCGCTGA
- the trmH gene encoding tRNA (guanosine(18)-2'-O)-methyltransferase TrmH — protein sequence MTPERYAKILRVLSKRQPTLTVLMDEVNKPHNLSAIVRTCDAVGVLQAHAVPPRGGRLVDFDGHTFEATSGSAHKWVPVQKHEGAVGAVRDLQAQGFQVLATHLSQRSVDYREVDYTRPTCVLLGAEKWGVGDEAADAADHNIIIPMFGMVQSLNVSVAAATILFEAQRQRLAAGMYDAPQLSDEDLRRWAFEWAYPDLAPGYRERGESYPALDEHGQILA from the coding sequence ATGACCCCGGAGCGTTACGCCAAGATCCTGCGCGTGCTGAGTAAGCGGCAGCCCACCCTGACCGTCCTGATGGACGAGGTGAACAAACCCCACAACCTCTCCGCGATCGTGCGCACCTGCGACGCGGTGGGCGTGTTGCAGGCGCACGCGGTCCCGCCGCGCGGCGGGCGGCTCGTGGATTTCGACGGGCACACCTTCGAGGCGACCAGCGGCAGCGCGCACAAGTGGGTGCCGGTGCAGAAGCACGAAGGTGCCGTGGGGGCCGTGCGGGACCTGCAGGCGCAGGGCTTCCAGGTGCTCGCCACGCACCTCTCGCAGCGCAGCGTGGATTACCGCGAGGTGGACTACACCCGCCCCACCTGCGTCCTGCTGGGCGCCGAGAAGTGGGGTGTGGGCGACGAGGCCGCCGACGCCGCCGACCACAACATCATCATCCCGATGTTCGGCATGGTGCAGAGCCTGAACGTGTCCGTCGCCGCCGCGACCATCCTGTTCGAGGCGCAGCGCCAGCGGCTCGCCGCCGGGATGTACGACGCCCCGCAGCTGAGCGACGAGGACCTGCGCCGCTGGGCGTTCGAATGGGCGTACCCCGACCTCGCCCCCGGCTACCGCGAGCGCGGCGAAAGCTACCCCGCGCTGGACGAACACGGGCAGATCCTGGCCTGA
- a CDS encoding MBL fold metallo-hydrolase: MTDVASLSLPARHVTSGGTRVYTLPVRAFPNFRANTYLLVRGDPHAPAYAALVDTGGSGPDNLGDLQAGLAAVRAGHGEAVSLDTLTRIVITHPHPDHLGGLSALREHTDAPVAAFHSAVPFIEQPGWVRAAWLMQPDAQAAWLGLPPGSELDGRIRRRGSNLTVPRATPVATPLHDGDVLDDLLHVIHTPGHEGHQICLRVDEVLLSADHLLPLNSPPLMPARFLRGSGVAAYLDSLDRVEALDGVTLALGGHDGPMRDPRARIHALRARTREKLEALLAACTQPMTVHDLLLALHPRLRSIQAVLLLDQTAALADYLAATGALHESTREDGAALFTRA, from the coding sequence ATGACCGACGTGGCCTCCCTCTCCCTTCCCGCGCGGCACGTGACGAGTGGCGGCACGCGCGTGTATACACTGCCCGTGCGCGCCTTCCCGAACTTCCGCGCGAACACTTACCTGCTGGTGCGGGGCGACCCGCACGCCCCGGCCTACGCGGCCCTGGTGGACACCGGCGGGAGTGGCCCGGACAACCTGGGCGACCTTCAGGCCGGACTTGCGGCGGTGCGGGCCGGGCACGGCGAGGCGGTGAGTCTGGACACCCTGACCCGGATCGTGATCACGCACCCGCACCCGGATCACCTGGGCGGCCTGAGCGCCCTGCGGGAGCACACGGACGCGCCCGTGGCGGCGTTCCACAGCGCTGTGCCGTTCATCGAGCAGCCCGGTTGGGTCCGCGCGGCGTGGCTGATGCAACCCGATGCGCAGGCCGCGTGGCTGGGCCTGCCGCCCGGCAGCGAACTGGACGGCCGCATCCGCCGCCGGGGCTCGAACCTGACCGTGCCCCGCGCCACCCCGGTCGCCACGCCCCTGCACGACGGGGACGTTCTGGACGACCTGCTGCACGTCATCCACACGCCGGGGCACGAGGGCCACCAGATCTGCCTGCGCGTGGACGAGGTGCTCCTCAGTGCCGATCACCTGTTGCCGCTGAACTCGCCGCCGCTGATGCCCGCCCGCTTCCTGCGTGGCAGTGGCGTGGCCGCGTACCTGGACTCACTGGACCGCGTGGAGGCGCTGGACGGCGTGACCCTCGCGCTGGGCGGGCACGATGGGCCCATGCGTGACCCCCGCGCCCGCATTCACGCGTTGCGGGCGCGCACGCGCGAGAAACTGGAAGCCCTGCTGGCCGCCTGCACGCAGCCCATGACCGTCCACGACCTGCTGCTGGCGCTGCACCCGCGCCTGCGGTCCATCCAGGCGGTGCTGCTGCTCGACCAGACCGCCGCGCTGGCGGACTATCTGGCCGCGACAGGCGCGCTGCACGAGAGCACACGCGAGGACGGGGCGGCCCTGTTCACCCGCGCCTGA
- a CDS encoding deoxyribodipyrimidine photo-lyase: MIHDARVQPLRPGTPRREGFVLLWVQASVRTRDNHALEYAVREANRLNLPLVAAFGLTPGYPEANARHYAYLLEGLRDLRINLAARDVPLRVTLGSPPEVALNAAGEGAALVVTDVGYTRLQREWREWLAARLDVPLVQVESEAVIPVGVVSGKQEYAARTIRPKIHQLWHDYLVPLDTHDLKRRARNWDGGEDVSDPARLLKTLPIDHSVPPGDEEGGENAAHDLLEDFITRKLDGYDTRRNDPTVDGSSRLSAHLHYGHLSPLTAALAAREHPGPDTDAFLEELIVRRELSFNYTTYNPHYDRYAGLPAWARATLEEHAGDRRDHTYTRAELDAAQTHDPYWNAAQRQMTRTGRMHNYMRMYWGKKIIEWTPTPQQAFETLLWLNNRHEQDGRDPNSWVGVGWVFGLHDRPWTRRPIFGTVRYMNAGGLKRKFDIEKYARQWAEEGSPEPRTR; encoded by the coding sequence ATGATCCATGACGCCCGCGTGCAGCCGCTGCGGCCCGGCACGCCCCGCCGGGAGGGATTCGTGCTGCTGTGGGTGCAGGCCAGCGTCCGCACCCGCGACAACCACGCCCTGGAATACGCCGTGCGCGAAGCGAACCGCCTGAACCTGCCCCTGGTGGCCGCATTTGGCCTGACGCCCGGTTACCCCGAGGCGAACGCCCGCCACTACGCCTACCTGCTGGAGGGCCTGCGCGACCTGCGGATCAACCTCGCCGCGCGGGACGTGCCGCTGCGCGTGACGCTGGGCAGCCCGCCCGAGGTGGCCCTGAATGCGGCAGGGGAGGGCGCGGCACTCGTCGTGACGGACGTCGGGTACACCCGCCTGCAACGCGAATGGCGCGAGTGGCTGGCCGCCCGGCTGGACGTGCCGCTCGTGCAGGTGGAATCCGAAGCGGTCATTCCCGTGGGCGTGGTCAGCGGCAAGCAGGAGTACGCAGCGCGCACCATCCGCCCCAAGATCCACCAGCTGTGGCACGACTACCTCGTCCCGCTGGACACCCACGACCTGAAACGCCGGGCGCGCAACTGGGACGGCGGCGAGGACGTCAGCGACCCCGCCCGGCTCCTGAAGACCCTCCCCATCGACCACAGCGTCCCCCCCGGCGACGAGGAAGGCGGAGAGAACGCCGCGCACGACCTGCTGGAGGACTTCATCACCCGCAAGCTCGACGGGTACGACACGCGCCGCAACGACCCCACCGTGGACGGCAGCAGCCGCCTCAGCGCGCACCTGCACTACGGGCACCTCTCCCCGCTGACCGCCGCGCTCGCCGCGCGCGAACACCCCGGCCCCGACACCGACGCCTTCCTGGAAGAACTCATCGTGCGGCGCGAACTCAGCTTCAACTACACCACGTACAACCCCCACTACGACCGCTACGCGGGCCTCCCCGCCTGGGCACGCGCCACCCTGGAAGAACACGCCGGGGACCGCCGCGATCACACCTACACCCGCGCCGAACTGGACGCCGCGCAGACGCACGACCCGTACTGGAACGCCGCGCAACGCCAGATGACCCGCACCGGCCGCATGCACAACTACATGCGCATGTACTGGGGCAAGAAAATCATCGAATGGACCCCCACCCCCCAGCAGGCCTTTGAGACGCTGCTATGGCTGAACAACCGCCACGAACAGGACGGCCGCGACCCGAACTCCTGGGTGGGCGTCGGCTGGGTGTTCGGCCTGCACGACCGCCCCTGGACCCGCCGCCCCATCTTCGGCACCGTGCGCTACATGAACGCCGGCGGCCTGAAACGCAAATTCGACATCGAAAAATACGCCCGGCAGTGGGCGGAAGAGGGGAGCCCCGAGCCCCGCACCCGCTAG
- a CDS encoding trimeric intracellular cation channel family protein, with protein sequence MHELEWAPITLETGLRVLDLIGVLAFAMSGALLGVRKRFDLFGVLVLGCVTAVGGGAIRDTLTGQTPPLFLRDETYLYAALLGSGLAFAFGARLARFERTLSVFDTAGLGLFAASGAIGALNFGLGPLGVVFAGMLSGVGGGVIRDLIANEVPEIMYRSEQLYATAAAAGALTVWLLHPHVTPFQAQFSGALVVWALRWISRRGWVRLPVRRLPEDNPAD encoded by the coding sequence GTGCATGAACTCGAGTGGGCGCCCATCACGCTGGAAACCGGCCTGCGCGTCCTGGACCTGATCGGCGTGCTGGCCTTCGCGATGTCCGGCGCGCTGCTGGGCGTCCGCAAACGCTTCGACCTGTTCGGGGTGCTGGTGCTGGGCTGCGTGACCGCCGTGGGCGGCGGCGCGATCCGCGACACGCTGACCGGGCAGACCCCGCCGCTGTTCCTGCGGGACGAGACGTACCTGTATGCCGCGCTGCTGGGCTCCGGGCTGGCCTTCGCGTTCGGCGCGCGACTGGCCCGCTTCGAGCGGACCCTGAGCGTATTCGACACCGCCGGGCTGGGCCTGTTCGCGGCGTCCGGCGCGATCGGCGCGCTGAACTTCGGGCTGGGGCCGCTGGGCGTGGTGTTCGCCGGGATGCTGTCCGGCGTGGGCGGCGGCGTGATCCGCGACCTGATCGCCAACGAGGTCCCGGAAATCATGTACCGCAGCGAACAGCTGTACGCCACGGCCGCCGCCGCCGGAGCGCTGACCGTGTGGCTGCTGCACCCGCACGTCACGCCGTTCCAGGCGCAGTTCAGCGGCGCGCTGGTCGTGTGGGCGCTGCGCTGGATCTCCCGGCGGGGCTGGGTGCGCCTCCCGGTACGCCGCCTCCCCGAGGACAACCCCGCCGATTGA
- the rpmF gene encoding 50S ribosomal protein L32: MAKHPVPKKKTSKSKRDMRRSHHALVAPNLTECPQCHAKKLSHHICPSCGYYNGRQVLAV; the protein is encoded by the coding sequence ATGGCCAAGCACCCCGTTCCCAAGAAGAAGACCAGCAAGAGCAAGCGCGACATGCGCCGCAGCCACCACGCCCTCGTCGCGCCCAACCTGACCGAGTGCCCCCAGTGCCACGCGAAGAAGCTCAGCCACCACATCTGCCCCAGCTGCGGCTACTACAACGGCCGTCAGGTGCTCGCGGTCTAA